In bacterium, one DNA window encodes the following:
- a CDS encoding PorV/PorQ family protein: MISRNIPLFALILLLLAAPLYAQSDSRVGTTAANFLEMGFGGAGNAMGDAYVSMGRDLSSVYWNPAGLGYMERNQVILNYQPWILDINTSAVSAAFANDRLGAIALTLYQTSYGEEKVTNTDMQTGTGETFDGQDIAVSATYGRKLAQWFSFGASAKYVTSRIWHERAGAVALDLGAIVNTPFFAWSDKPGDGLNIGMSISNYGTKMSYNGIDLKETVDINPDENGNYAYIPTRFETEGWELPLVARIGASINPLISGGHRLTVAVDFLHANNNSESMNVGAQYSLAIPAVGEFYLRGGYKGAFMTDSHYGLTAGGGMRLDYLRNQSLMIDYAFRNVDLLGGMHTYTLSFLF; this comes from the coding sequence ATGATCAGCCGAAATATCCCCTTATTTGCCTTGATCCTGTTGCTGCTGGCTGCGCCTTTGTATGCCCAATCCGACTCGCGCGTGGGCACCACGGCCGCCAATTTCCTCGAAATGGGCTTCGGCGGCGCCGGCAATGCTATGGGAGACGCCTATGTCAGCATGGGGCGTGATCTCAGCTCGGTCTACTGGAATCCGGCTGGCCTGGGCTACATGGAGCGCAATCAGGTCATCCTCAACTACCAGCCCTGGATCCTCGACATCAATACCTCCGCGGTGAGTGCGGCCTTTGCCAACGATCGCCTGGGTGCTATCGCCTTGACCCTCTATCAGACCTCCTATGGCGAGGAGAAGGTGACCAACACCGATATGCAGACCGGCACAGGCGAAACCTTCGACGGTCAGGATATTGCGGTCAGCGCGACCTACGGACGCAAGCTGGCGCAGTGGTTCTCCTTCGGCGCCTCGGCCAAATATGTCACCTCGCGGATCTGGCACGAGCGTGCTGGCGCCGTAGCGTTGGATCTGGGCGCGATCGTCAATACGCCCTTTTTTGCCTGGTCGGACAAGCCCGGTGACGGATTGAATATCGGCATGAGCATCAGCAATTACGGCACGAAGATGTCCTACAATGGCATCGATCTCAAGGAGACGGTGGACATCAATCCCGACGAGAACGGCAATTACGCCTATATCCCGACCCGGTTCGAGACCGAAGGCTGGGAACTGCCCCTGGTGGCGCGCATCGGCGCTTCCATTAATCCTCTGATCAGCGGCGGTCATCGCCTGACCGTGGCGGTGGATTTCCTGCACGCCAACAACAATTCGGAATCCATGAATGTCGGCGCCCAGTACAGCCTGGCTATCCCTGCCGTCGGTGAATTCTATCTTCGCGGCGGCTACAAGGGGGCCTTTATGACAGATTCACACTACGGGCTGACCGCTGGCGGCGGAATGCGCCTGGACTACCTGCGCAATCAGAGCTTGATGATCGATTATGCTTTCCGCAATGTCGATCTCCTCGGCGGGATGCATACCTATACCCTGAGTTTTCTCTTTTAA